The following are encoded together in the Kwoniella europaea PYCC6329 chromosome 1, complete sequence genome:
- a CDS encoding NADH-cytochrome b5 reductase 1, whose translation MAIDFEALAEKYQQYAQPAGTVLLILILAISYLINSGSKNRKVLDPVEWRSFKLVAKDHLSHNTALYKFALPKSTDSLGLPVGQHISVAAEIDGKQVVRSYTPTTLDDDKGHFDLVVKTYEKGNISRYLSLLTIGQEVKVKGPKGKFHYTANLAPALLMISGGTGITPMYQIIKSSLKNPNDKTKLSLIYANVEEDDILLRKELEDLEKQSGGRFTLYHVLNKPPANWNGGVGFVTKEMIEKHMPDGGVGSPNHGEGHKVLMCGPPPMMNAMKGHLKELGYPAPRTVSKLEDQVFLF comes from the exons ATGGCTATCGATTTCGAAGCTCTCGCTGAAAAGTACCAACAATACGCTCAACCTGCTGGTACAgtattgttgatcttgatcctcgCTATCTCTTACTTGATCAACAGTG GCAGCAAGAATCGAAAAGTATTGGACCCGGTCGAATGGAGAAGTTTCAAGTTGGTCGCTAAAGATCATCTATCCCATAATACTGCTCT CTACAAATTTGCCCTTCCCAAATCAACCGACTCTCTCGGTCTACCTGTCGGCCAACATATCTCAGTAGCAGCTGAGATTGACGGTAAACAAGTTGTCAGGTCATATACGCCTACTactttggatgatgataaaggCCATTTCGACTTGGTTGTGAAA ACATACGAAAAAGGTAATATCTCAAGATACCTCTCCTTGTTGACTATAGGCCAAGAGGTCAAAGTCAAGGGACCTAAAGGAAAATTCCATTATAC TGCCAACCTCGCTCCTGCCTTACTCATGATTTCAGGTGGAACAGGTATAACACCCAtgtatcaaatcatcaaatcttCTTTGAAGAACCCAAATGACAAGACGAAATTATCATTGATCTACGCTaatgtggaagaagatgatatcttgttgagaaaggaattggaggatttggagaaGCAGTCAGGTGGTAGATTCACACTTTAT CACGTCCTCAACAAACCCCCTGCCAACTGGAACGGCGGCGTCGGTTTTGTCACCAAAGAAATGATTGAGAAACACATGCCAGATGGTGGAGTTGGCTCACCCAACCATGGTGAAGGTCATAAGGTGTTGATGTGCGGTCCTCCACCCATGATGAACGCTATGAA AGGTCACCTTAAAGAACTTGGTTATCCCGCTCCCAGAACCGTCTCAAAACTGGAAGATCAAGTGTTCCTCTTCTAG